One Pantoea trifolii DNA segment encodes these proteins:
- a CDS encoding gamma carbonic anhydrase family protein: MSTALRPYKNHFPQQGDRVMIDSSSVVVGEVQLADDVSIWSLVAIRGDVNKVMIGKRSNIQDGSVLHVTHKSTSNPEGYPLIVGEDVTVGHKAMLHGCTIGNRVLVGMGSILLDGVIVEDDVMIGAGSLVPPGKRLESGYLYLGSPVKQVRPLSEAEIAGLLYSSNNYVGWKNEYLDQESQTHP; encoded by the coding sequence ATGTCTACAGCCCTACGACCTTATAAGAACCATTTTCCGCAACAAGGCGACCGCGTGATGATCGACAGCAGCAGCGTGGTGGTGGGTGAAGTACAACTTGCCGATGACGTCAGCATCTGGTCGCTGGTTGCTATTCGCGGTGACGTCAATAAAGTGATGATAGGTAAAAGAAGCAATATTCAGGATGGCAGCGTACTGCATGTCACTCACAAGTCCACCAGCAACCCAGAAGGTTATCCGCTGATTGTCGGCGAAGATGTCACAGTAGGGCATAAGGCGATGCTGCACGGCTGTACTATCGGCAATCGCGTACTGGTTGGTATGGGATCCATTCTACTGGACGGCGTGATCGTTGAAGATGATGTGATGATTGGCGCTGGCAGTTTGGTGCCGCCAGGTAAACGGCTGGAAAGTGGCTACCTGTATTTAGGCAGCCCGGTTAAACAAGTGCGCCCACTCAGTGAAGCGGAGATTGCCGGGCTGCTTTATTCGTCCAACAACTATGTGGGTTGGAAGAATGAATATCTCGATCAGGAAAGCCAAACTCATCCCTGA
- the aroE gene encoding shikimate dehydrogenase, translating into MENFAVFGHPIAHSKSPFIHRLFAEQTGIEHRYGKECAPLEGFPQSIADFFAQGGKGANVTLPFKQQAWEFADELSERAALSGAVNTLKKDAQGKIFGDNTDGIGLLSDLERLQMIHPGDQILLVGAGGAARGVILPLLSFGCSLVVVNRTVERAEQLVEIFQHSGDIKAASLEQLADQQFDLIINATSSGVDGKVPALATSLIHAQTRCYDMFYQQGLTPFLVWCQQQGAQQLADGVGMLVGQAAHAFHLWHGVMPEITPVIAKLKQSMQQG; encoded by the coding sequence ATGGAAAATTTTGCCGTTTTTGGTCATCCCATTGCGCATAGCAAATCTCCTTTCATTCACCGCCTGTTCGCTGAGCAAACTGGCATTGAGCATCGATATGGCAAGGAGTGCGCGCCACTTGAGGGATTTCCACAGTCGATCGCGGATTTTTTTGCGCAAGGCGGTAAAGGTGCCAATGTCACACTGCCTTTTAAACAGCAGGCGTGGGAATTTGCCGATGAGCTCAGTGAGCGCGCGGCATTATCTGGTGCGGTTAATACCTTAAAGAAAGATGCGCAGGGCAAGATCTTCGGGGATAACACGGATGGCATCGGCTTGCTCAGCGATCTGGAACGATTGCAGATGATCCATCCCGGCGATCAAATTCTGCTGGTGGGCGCCGGTGGTGCTGCGCGTGGTGTGATCCTGCCTCTGCTTTCATTCGGATGTTCGCTGGTGGTGGTGAATCGCACCGTGGAACGCGCCGAGCAGCTGGTAGAGATTTTCCAGCATAGCGGGGATATTAAAGCGGCCAGCTTAGAGCAATTAGCAGATCAGCAATTTGATCTGATCATTAATGCGACCTCAAGTGGTGTTGATGGCAAAGTTCCGGCGTTGGCCACATCGCTAATTCATGCGCAAACGCGGTGCTACGACATGTTTTATCAACAAGGTTTGACACCATTCTTAGTGTGGTGTCAGCAGCAGGGCGCGCAGCAGCTGGCGGATGGCGTTGGTATGTTAGTGGGTCAAGCCGCTCATGCTTTCCATTTATGGCATGGCGTGATGCCAGAGATCACGCCAGTGATTGCCAAACTAAAGCAGTCGATGCAGCAGGGATAA
- the tsaC gene encoding L-threonylcarbamoyladenylate synthase type 1 TsaC, whose protein sequence is MKPSQYSAGSLDYCIEKLQQQEVIAYPTEAVFGLGCDPDSEEAVMALLALKQRPVEKGLILIAADYAQLEPYIADRELSVLQRERMFESWPGPVTYVVPASPHTPRWLTGRFDSLAIRVSDHPHVQALCRGFGKPLVSTSANLSGEPPCRNADEVAKQFGPQFPVLHAETGGRLNPSEIRDVISGELIRQG, encoded by the coding sequence ATGAAGCCAAGTCAGTATTCAGCGGGTAGTCTCGATTATTGCATTGAGAAACTACAGCAACAGGAAGTTATCGCCTATCCAACCGAAGCCGTGTTTGGATTGGGCTGCGATCCCGACAGTGAAGAAGCCGTAATGGCGCTTTTGGCGCTCAAGCAGCGTCCAGTCGAGAAGGGACTCATTTTGATTGCAGCCGATTACGCGCAGCTGGAACCTTATATCGCGGATCGTGAACTCTCGGTGCTGCAGCGCGAACGTATGTTTGAAAGTTGGCCTGGCCCGGTAACCTATGTGGTGCCCGCCTCGCCACATACGCCGCGCTGGTTAACCGGGCGTTTTGACTCTCTGGCCATCCGCGTTAGCGATCATCCGCACGTACAGGCTTTGTGTCGTGGTTTTGGTAAACCTCTGGTTTCGACCAGCGCCAATCTTTCCGGCGAACCGCCATGCCGTAATGCGGATGAGGTTGCTAAGCAATTTGGTCCGCAGTTCCCGGTCTTGCATGCTGAAACAGGTGGGCGACTGAATCCTTCTGAAATCCGCGACGTCATTAGCGGTGAACTTATCCGTCAGGGCTAA
- a CDS encoding DNA topoisomerase family protein, which produces MSKSALFSVPKHDPCPACGAELVIRSGKHGPFLGCVNYPTCDYIRPLKSQGDGHVVKVLEGHACPQCGADKVLRQGRFGMFVGCSHYPECDYTETIDKPDETAIACPQCQNGKLVQRRSRYGKTFYSCDRYPDCQFALNAAPVEGVCPHCQFPLLIEKKTAQGMKRFCASKRCGKPIVQDESSS; this is translated from the coding sequence ATGAGTAAATCAGCACTATTCTCCGTGCCTAAACACGATCCCTGCCCCGCTTGCGGGGCAGAATTAGTTATACGTTCTGGCAAACACGGCCCTTTTCTGGGGTGTGTGAATTATCCCACCTGCGATTACATCCGCCCGCTGAAAAGTCAGGGAGATGGTCATGTCGTTAAAGTACTGGAAGGCCATGCGTGCCCGCAGTGTGGCGCAGACAAAGTTCTGCGTCAGGGACGATTTGGCATGTTCGTGGGTTGCAGTCATTATCCGGAATGTGATTACACCGAAACCATCGATAAGCCAGATGAAACAGCTATCGCCTGTCCGCAATGTCAGAACGGTAAACTGGTACAACGGCGCTCGCGCTATGGCAAAACCTTCTACTCCTGCGATCGCTATCCAGATTGTCAGTTTGCCCTTAACGCAGCGCCGGTTGAAGGCGTTTGCCCGCATTGCCAGTTCCCATTATTAATAGAGAAGAAAACCGCACAAGGCATGAAGCGCTTCTGCGCCAGCAAACGCTGCGGTAAGCCTATCGTCCAGGACGAATCATCATCATGA
- the smg gene encoding DUF494 family protein Smg: MFDVLMYLFETYIHNEAEMRVDQDKLTDDLTDAGFHREDIYNALNWLERLADYQEGLVAPVLMANDPLSMRIYTEEENQRLDAECRGFILFLEQVQVLNMETREMVIERVMALDTLEFDLEDLKWVVLMVLFNIPGCENAYQQMEELLFDVNEGMLH; encoded by the coding sequence ATGTTCGACGTACTTATGTACTTGTTTGAGACGTATATCCACAACGAAGCTGAAATGCGCGTTGATCAGGATAAATTGACCGATGATTTAACCGATGCCGGTTTTCATCGTGAAGATATCTACAATGCGTTGAATTGGCTTGAACGGTTAGCGGATTATCAGGAAGGCTTGGTTGCGCCTGTACTCATGGCAAACGATCCGCTCTCAATGCGAATCTACACCGAAGAGGAAAACCAGCGCTTAGATGCAGAATGTCGCGGTTTTATTTTGTTCCTGGAACAGGTCCAGGTGCTGAATATGGAAACGCGCGAAATGGTCATCGAACGTGTAATGGCCCTTGATACCCTCGAATTCGATCTTGAAGATCTCAAATGGGTAGTGTTGATGGTGCTGTTTAACATCCCAGGATGTGAAAACGCCTATCAGCAAATGGAAGAACTGTTATTCGACGTCAATGAAGGTATGCTGCATTAA
- the dprA gene encoding DNA-protecting protein DprA, translating to MERIEWMLRLANVKGLSGQVVRQLAHALQSNAQVDDDLLQDQGLNETQRQQFKVLCPRQLERTRLWLEDEQHHLVSCIDEHYPSALAEISRRPSLLYVAGNLDVLQTPQLGVVGSRHCTHYGKQWGSWFTQQLALSGLTITSGLARGIDGVAHRAALEVQGKTVAVLGSGLQHIYPKSHQALAREIITGGGALISEFPLDTAPHAVNFPRRNHIISGLSLGVLVIEATLKSGSLVTARYALEQNRNVYALPGALGNPGSEGTHWLIQQGALLVAHPNNILEDLHSTLQWLPDSSSETIYSQHSDDVPLPFATVLANVGDEVTPVDVVAERAGQPVPVIAAHLLELELAGWIAAVPGGYVRLRRACHVRRTYVLV from the coding sequence ATGGAGAGAATTGAATGGATGCTTAGGCTGGCAAATGTGAAAGGCTTAAGCGGTCAGGTTGTCAGACAGTTAGCTCATGCATTGCAGAGTAATGCTCAGGTTGATGACGATCTTTTACAGGATCAGGGATTAAACGAAACCCAGCGACAACAGTTTAAAGTGCTGTGTCCACGCCAGTTAGAACGAACGCGTCTGTGGCTGGAGGATGAACAGCATCACTTAGTTTCCTGTATCGATGAGCATTATCCCTCGGCGTTAGCGGAAATTAGTCGACGTCCCTCATTGTTGTATGTCGCTGGAAATTTGGATGTCTTGCAGACGCCTCAACTCGGTGTCGTGGGCAGCCGTCATTGCACGCATTATGGTAAGCAATGGGGAAGCTGGTTTACTCAGCAATTGGCGCTGAGTGGATTGACCATCACCAGCGGTCTGGCGCGCGGAATTGATGGCGTGGCGCATCGGGCCGCGCTAGAAGTGCAAGGTAAAACTGTGGCAGTGTTAGGTAGCGGACTACAGCATATTTACCCTAAAAGTCATCAAGCGCTGGCACGCGAGATCATCACTGGCGGTGGCGCACTGATCTCGGAATTCCCCCTTGATACAGCACCGCATGCGGTGAATTTTCCCCGACGTAATCACATCATCAGTGGTTTAAGCCTTGGCGTATTGGTGATTGAGGCCACTTTGAAAAGCGGATCGCTGGTGACGGCACGCTACGCTTTGGAACAAAATCGTAACGTTTATGCGTTACCCGGCGCGCTAGGCAATCCCGGCAGTGAAGGAACGCACTGGCTTATCCAGCAAGGCGCGCTGCTGGTGGCGCATCCCAACAATATCCTTGAAGATTTACATTCAACACTTCAATGGTTGCCTGATAGCAGTTCAGAAACAATATATTCACAACACAGTGACGATGTGCCATTGCCATTTGCAACTGTGTTGGCTAACGTAGGTGATGAGGTTACACCTGTTGACGTCGTCGCTGAACGTGCCGGCCAACCTGTGCCAGTTATCGCAGCTCACCTGCTGGAGCTGGAGTTAGCAGGATGGATCGCAGCTGTACCCGGCGGCTATGTCCGATTGAGGAGGGCATGCCATGTTCGACGTACTTATGTACTTGTTTGA